DNA from Alnus glutinosa chromosome 2, dhAlnGlut1.1, whole genome shotgun sequence:
ATTGCcataatcatatattttatctctctctctctctctctctctctctctctctctcttcgagTGCTGCCTTCAAAATGCTTCAAAGTTTCACACGTTGGCTAGCTTGTCGAGTGTAGCACCTCAAGTGTGATCAACTTTAGTGCTTTTCTACTCCAACATCCATGGTGATTGATGTTGTTTTTTAAGTCGGGGTTTAGATACGTTTATTTTAATATGTAcgtgattattttatttttgtaacagCTTTATGCGACTATATTAAAAGGATCGGATCACTTGTTTGtcttatttatttcaatttgtttgtattttcgCACTATTATTTTCGTTTTGGGTCTATTATTGCGAAGTCCacctatttttcattttttgtttgtttttctttaggaTTCTCTATTATCCCTTCCTTTTAGATAAAGAATAGAAAGAATCCTCCTTACAACATTTTTTCTcccaaaatcaattttttttttttttaaaaaaagagatatTCAGTGAGGGACGATATCAAACATCATATAGCGCAAGAAAGTTGTGGGTAATCAATTTAAATACCAGTTTAAGCTATCCCTAACCAAGAATAATCCTCTACCCAAGATAAAatgatccaatttttttaatttagcaCTATAGATTTGATAATTGTTAGCAATGTGTAATTTCAAGCAAACAACCCAATTAACCAAATACTTAAtaccagggacggagccagaaagtATTTTGGGCAGGGGCCAAGCCGTCaaggcataaattacaaatatattaaaataggagTATGggtcaaagcatgaataagaaatatataaagattgaagatgaaataaatatataaagacGAAATTAACATCAATttagttttgacaaaaaaataaataataaacaaaagaaaatatacaaaatatgtatttcagaatacattaaattttagtcaaaacacctatcaaaatGGAATCCGTCGTGTTTTTGAATCCCGAAAACCATCTATGATTGAATCTATGCTAATTGTTGCAGCAACTTCTCTTTCGATGTACACCATTAAAGAATCCGTCAAaaactcatcttcaattttgttgcgaagcctagttttgacaatattcatGGTTGAAAATGCTCGTTCTGTAGTTGCGGTAGAAATGGGAAGAGTAAGCACAAGTACAATAACTCGAAAAACAAGTTggtagatagttgattttccGGTACTAACCAACCATTGGCACAATTTAGAAATATTTGACAATGCTTGGAAACTCGAATGTTGAACTACATTATGCTTATAATGGTTAAGTTCTATTTCCAACTGTTCCTTTTCAAGATCAGTAAAGTCTTGCGAATAAAACTTGTTTACCAACtgacaaatatcatcaattctGAAAGATTCACGTGCGGCTCGAGGATCAAAAGCAGAGCCGAGAATAAGCAACTCCACTGCATGCTCACTAAATCGGCgatttaattcttgcaattGGGAATCTATTGATGCACAAAAAATATCCACTCGATAATGTTGCTCAATTGTAAAGTCGGCTTGTTGATGCCGAGCTCGACCTCGTCTCGCAACATAACAAGCACTCATATCTGGGACATCTATATTGCGTTTCTCGCAAAATGAATTcacattggtaagtaaatcatcCCATTTATCATCTCTATATTGTTGGCCGGATATATGCTTTAGTGGATGAAACAAGATTCATGGCACTTAAAATATCTTGAGATTTTGATTGCAATTCTTGACATAGATGATCAGTGATCTGCATTGTTTCTTTCATGAGGTGCAAGATGaagacaaattcaaatgaagtcATTACCTGATAAACTGAATCTACTTCTTCTCGTTGGGAAGAAGTAGTTCctacatcaattattttaagaaaaacttcacAAGCTGGACTAAATATTTTGATCAAGCTAGAAACTGATCTCAAGTGAGAACTCCAACGAGTATCTCCAGCCCGTTGTAAATTGCTAATTTGATTAAGTCCCCTTCCACTCTGAATCTCATCAATTTCAATTAGGTAAGCAATTTCAGCAGTTTGGGCAATCCGCAATTCTTCAAATCGACTGCACGAAGCACAAACAGTATTGACGATAAAAgtcaaattagtaaaaaattgatgaacatGAATAACTTCCTTTGATGCCGCTACTAATGCCAATTGCAAACGATGTGCGAAACAATGAATGTAGTAGGCATATGGGCAATCATTTGAAACCAAAGCTTCCAACCCATTCCACCCACCTCGCATGTTACTTGCACCGTCATATCCttgtcttcaaatattttcaatCGCTAACTTATGTTgagacaatacaaaatatataccatTTTGTAGGGTTGCTGCCGCAGTATTAGAGACATGAACAAGCCCAAAAAAGCGTTCCCGTACAAAACcatctttgtcaacaaatcttAAAACTATAGCCATTTGCTCCTTCATTGACTCATCACGAGCTTCATCAACAATTATGCAAAACTTTGCATTACCAATTTCTTTGCGAATTGTCTCCTTCACTTTGattgaaaaaatatgtaaaatttctttttgtatcATTGGTGATGTGTAAGAGGCATTTTTTGGAGCTTTAGCTATCACTTCAGCAATTTGTTCATTATATGAAACTAtcaaattcaatatttcaagaaaatttccACGATTCGTTGAATCCACACTTTCATCTCGACCTTTAAAAGTAATACCTTGAAATGCCAACATTCGAACAACTTCAATTGAAGCTTTTAACTGCAGTCgattgtttgcaatttgttcaaaagtgaaattttcaaacacaTTTTGTATGTGTTGAGACTGGTTCTTTAAGTCTTCATATGACCTTTCAGCAATTCTATGAAATGAATTAGGATCTTTtcctatatgattgagaaaAGCACAATTTTTTGCATCTCTAACTTTCTTCCAATTCCTGAATCCATCTATAGTGAATACACGTTGCGTAGGATGCCCAGATGGCTTATTAAAGAGAAAACATGGTAAACAAAATGCTGCATCTTTTTCCTTCGAATATTCAAgccatatagaaaataaattgaacCACGAAGGTTGAAAGCTATGAAGATGATTTTGATTTCCAGATTTTGGGTACTCTTTAAGGATAAATTGGTACGGACCAGCTTGAATGTAAGCTCGTCAAATTTCATCCCGTTGATCAACATTATACTCCCATATTTGACGACGCAATCCAGGATCAAACTCCAATGAACTAATATCAAACTCATTGACGTCAACTCTTcgagattttttagaagaattttcagaaactaTGATATCAGAAGTTGGCGACGATGTATCACTAACATTGGCATTTgaactttgtgcattttttcttttgaaaaagtcaagtattgtatttggctttcccatcatctacaaataaatttacataattaTATTGGAGTCTttagaaaagtaagaaaaaaatatttgtaagttaACAATTAATGAACAcacataaagaataatataatataatagttttcacatgtcaaattcttcaattaattgtttagacttataaactataataacaaatattctcaatatttaataaccataatattCTAATTACAATACCACTTATATTAGGAATTGAGCTTAGAAAACTAACCCCAAAAAGTAGGACCTGCGTTGAGTGATTTTGTACCGCCTCTGTAttgcaaattaattattattctgTATCATAAAAATCAGATTAAATcaactattttcaaaatattatccttacacaaaacaattaacaaacctattaaaaaaaaaacaaaaaaaataaagttttgtaaaattttatccGTACACACTCTGTGAAGGCATTATCCCACAAAAGcttgaatttaaattatttaactaTGTATATTCTGACTCTCCAGAGGGCAGAGATAAATGTCACAAAAGCTTAAAGCTTTTTGACAAGTCAAGTCACAAAGTTGAAAACAactatctttcaattttctaGTCCAGAGACTttcataaaacaaataaaaaaaataattgttttcaaCTTTCAAGAGGTAGAGACTCTCTCAGTCTCCTGGTCTCTTCTCCTTCCGCAGAGAGGCGAtagcaaacaaaagaaaaaatcataaatagtaatcatcaacaaaaaaataggAGTAGATTACCATAGCGTCTCGTCACTATCGTGGACCTGCCTGGTGTGCAAAGCGATAATTTTGTGCTTACTGCTTGGCCGTTGTGTTGGATTTGGTGTGCAAACTGGAAACTGCAGTGGGTCGGCTGAGGGGTGGAGAAGAGTACAGAGATATtcttgttttagggtttttttttaattaaatttttttttttcaaaatttgagttGTTTGGCTGTGTTGGAACTGAAAACACCCCTCTTAATTAAGTGCATGCCGGCTTTTGATGTTTAGAGACTACAACTACAACAAATATGTGGATTTGGGCTTTTTTATAGGTTTATTTGGTTAAGGAACAAAGATTAATTGGGTAAGGGCCAACAAATTGAGAAGGGGCCAATgggctaatttttatttttatttttttcaagattttttttatccttataaatttttttttttcaaaaaagtgagggggggccatggcccctgccggCCCCCCCTCTCCTCCGTCTCTGCTTAATACCTGTGTTACCATCAGTCTTTTCCTTTCAGTCAAGAAAGAAAATGACTTAAAAAGAATTTCTGTTTACCAATGCAAACTGGCAAACCCTTTCTCAACCACTAACATGatattcaaatgaaaaaaaaaaattaaaaaaaaataaaaaacaaaggtaTATAAGATGACTGTTAAAACTTGCGAAGAATTGCAGTAAAGTAAGAAAACACTCATTTTCTAACATCATATCATGAATTAAGGTCCATTtgtgtttgtaattttaaaactgtacgaatttaaaaaataataattttaaaacatgcaatttaaaaacgtaatttttaaaaacacagctAAACAACATTTGATAAAATAacagtttagtctttaaaatcgtAACAGAGGTCCCACATTTGAAAACTCTAGTTTGTATTGATGATAAAAAGTATTATTGAGGTTACTTACTTTTTTAGATCAAAtcaatattttctgtttttcgCTATATTTTACTTTGATGTTTATTGTCAATAGTAGTACTTCCAGTTAATAACAAGTTAATTATTTGGTGTAACACCCCGGATTTTAGACTAGCAAAGTCGTAAGTGAAAACCTCTAATTTTCATGTGACGCTACTACATCAAACATATAATCTTGCAgcgaaatattttttttttctttctaaaacactAGGAATACCTAGTTGGACCTCGCATAACACATAAGAGCTAATTGAAATACCTTggtataatataaaaataaccataattttagttACATACATTACATACACACTAGGTCTATCAAATAAGTGCCACATGCGACACATAATCATCCATAAATATACAACCAAATATAACTAAGTTATACTCATGTTTACACGTACAaactaaaagaaagaaacataaaCTCATAAAGCTAGCTCATCAAAGACTAGCAACAAGCATGCAACATATGGTCTAATAACCGTTAAAACTGGTGAAGGGACCTTCGCCCTCAACTTCGAGACTTGCATAAAGGTCTATGTAAATATGttgtcatcatatttacataggcAAATAAGTGAGTTCCATTGTTTCAATAAGTATAAAAGCTACTAGTTAATATGTTATCATTAATGACAATCatgtaattttcattttattcatGCAATGCATCATTCTAGAGGACTGCAACCTCTCGACTAATAGGGAACTCAAACCCCACGTTTACGGATAATAGTCGACTCTAACCCCTCATTCTCACTTTATTAGTAGCACTCGGGACTCTAACCACCAGTCCAAAGACTataattacattattattaACTTTCAGCAATTGGGACTCCAACCACCAGTTTGGGGACTAgaacccaaaaataaattaatgtctTTTATTATCTGTTTTGGAATAAAAATAAGACAATATGCAATATCAcattgtaacgccccaaatttgaaccagcaaattcgtaagtagaaacctccggtttccacgtgacattactacatcagagataaactcttgcagcggaatatattttttcttctaaagccttaggaattgataacacatttagagctgactgaaatacctcgatatgtttataaaaatttacttaggtttatctttacacgtcatttgcacactaggtgcattaaaagataagtgccacaaacggcacataaaCATACAACATAAGAATACACCAAATAAAACATCGTCATAATTATTACAAGCcttgaaataaaacacacataaatatgcctagtaatttctaagctagcacatattaCTATAgcaatggtttcaaaaaccattaaaactggCATATGAGTCCATGCCTTCTTCGTCTCGATCTGCATCAGCAACTAtgtaaatatgacgtcatcatatttacatagacaaacaagtgagtcatctattttcatatctaagttaccatcagatcaataacagttcataaagaatgcaaatgtatgggttgtatgaatatgcatcgtagtaaccatttagtttggtattttatgctcatctttcttcagactcTCGTggtaggttatctgaacccgttcatgtcctttgcctcacacttaaagtcttacctgtttttactggaatcctactggtcccagcattagttatatattaggccttcggacacccctgggtcactctgaaccccctggatccactgactagcctttcttccccttgctactacatcagcttgttgatgactatctcatcagccgttatattaattggacacaacatgcaatgcatgatcaaccacatgcaatgaacgcacaccacacagtcctaatgaaacatagaatcattcctcagtaagtacatccatacttaccctCCTTGtatagtttcttagctcctttttctgcatataaatcaatcaatataataagtatatatatatatatatcaattatcaatcaaacaaaatattgtttataaacACTCATCTTTTTATCCATTACTTCATTATTTGAGATGAttacttataacaatcttaaatccttggttcatgatttggtgccgaggctatatgaccaataccaccaaatacgATTATGAAGGATTTAACATATATTATAAGAACATAAAGTAAATACTATTAAGATTCATTATGAT
Protein-coding regions in this window:
- the LOC133860394 gene encoding uncharacterized protein LOC133860394, coding for MRGGWNGLEALVSNDCPYAYYIHCFAHRLQLALVAASKEVIHVHQFFTNLTFIVNTVCASCSRFEELRIAQTAEIAYLIEIDEIQSGRGLNQISNLQRAGDTRWSSHLRSVSSLIKIFSPACEVFLKIIDVGTTSSQREEVDSVYQHISGQQYRDDKWDDLLTNVNSFCEKRNIDVPDMSACYVARRGRARHQQADFTIEQHYRVDIFCASIDSQLQELNRRFSEHAVELLILGSAFDPRAARESFRIDDICQLVNKFYSQDFTDLEKEQLEIELNHYKHNVVQHSSFQALSNISKLCQWLVSTGKSTIYQLVFRVIVLVLTLPISTATTERAFSTMNIVKTRLRNKIEDEFLTDSLMVYIEREVAATISIDSIIDGFRDSKTRRIPF